Genomic DNA from Niabella ginsenosidivorans:
AAATCTGATGCGCACAGCACATGCATGGTGCCCAGTAAATAGGAGGGTGCGGGCAAATGATTACCGCTGATCCGCCATAATACGGAATTGCCTTCCTGGGCATTCAGGTAAATAGCCGGAGCACATAGCAGCAAGCCGGCAATAGCCAAAAAGATCTTTATTTTCAGCAACTGATTTTTCATAGTCAAAGTTATTTACAGATGGCTCCAAAAGAATCATAAAAAAAGCGGCCGGTAGCCAGCCGCTTTTGTTTTTAGAAGGGTCACCTGCTAATTATTACCCTTTGTTACTTCGTAAACAGTTCTGCCATCCACGATAACGGGTTTGTAATAAGTTCCTGCCGGCGATACGTACTGTCTTTTCCCGTCAACAGTTATAGATTTGCTGTTTTTAGGTAATTGATCAAACTGATCACCTATCTGTGGCCTGTTATCATATACGGCATTATTATCATTACCGGTAACTTCTGTTGGCTGATCATCTCCGTTAATATTATTGTTATAGGAGTTATTTGCGGGAGCCTGCTGGTAGTTAGTATTGTCTTCGTTGTTATCCTGTTCATTTTCAATATTTTCGGATGCCTCAGCCCGGGCTTTTTCGGCCTCATCAACATTCAGCTCCCCATTAGTGCCTACCACCACATAGTATTTGTGTCCGTCATTGGTTACATCAGCAGAAAAATAAGTGCCATCAAACTCATAATAATTCTGCCCGTTAATTTTTACCAGGCGTGCCCCCTGGGCAACTGATCCAATGTTCCTCCTAAAGGTGGCGCTACCACTTCATAACCTTTATCATTGTGCACATAGTAGGTATTGTCGTAATAATAATA
This window encodes:
- a CDS encoding DUF6515 family protein; the encoded protein is MVGTNGELNVDEAEKARAEASENIENEQDNNEDNTNYQQAPANNSYNNNINGDDQPTEVTGNDNNAVYDNRPQIGDQFDQLPKNSKSITVDGKRQYVSPAGTYYKPVIVDGRTVYEVTKGNN